TCCAGCCGCTCGAGCGTGAGCCGGCCGGGCACGCGGACGCCCCGCAGCGACACCAGGATCCCGTCCGTGGCGGTGCTGGCCAGGGTGGCGGCCCGAAACCGCAGCGGTTCCGGCGGCTGGTCGACCTGCTCGCGTTCCAGCTCGTCGAGGCGGCGGGCGGCGTGGCGTACCCGCCGGGAGATCTGGTTCTGCACCCGCCCGGCGGTGTGTCCGTACCCCATCTTTTCGTTGTCGCGGCGGGCGCGCCCCGGCGCGACCTCGTGCGCGGTCACCTCGACGGCGCGGCGTAGCTCGGCCATCTCCTCCTGCTCCTCGGTGAAGCGGCGCTGCCAGCGTTCCCGCTGCGCGCGCTTCGCGGCCTGGTAGTCGGTGTAGGTGCCGCCGTAGCGGGTCGGGCCGCCCACCGATGGGTCGAGGTCGATCAGGTCGGTGCAGACCGCGTCGAGGAACGCCCGGTCGTGGCTGGCGACCACCACGGTCCCGGGCAGGGCGCGGAGCTGCGCCTCGAGGAAGGCCGCGGCGTCGTCGTCGAGGTGGTTGGTGGGCTCGTCGAGCAGCAGCGCCGCGGGTCGCCGCACCAGGAGGGCGGCCAACGCGACCCGCCCGCGTTGCCCGCCGGACAGGGAGGCGAGCGTACGGTCGCGGGCGAGCGCGGCGAGGCCGAGGCCGGCCAGCGTCAGCTCGGCGCGCCGGTCGGCGTCCCAGGCGTCGCTGGCCTGCGCGCTTTCGAGCCGATCGCCGTACGCGACGAGCAGGTCGGCGTACTGCGGCGCGTCGGGCGGCGTGTCGGTCAGCGCGGCGCTGAGCCGGTCCAGTTCGGCGAGATCCGCGCGGGCCTCGCGCAGCGCCTCGTCGAGCACGGCGGTGATCGTGGCGGCCGGTTCGAAGGGCATCTCCTGGTGCAGGAAACCCAGGTCCGGTGGGCGGACGACACGACCGGCGTCGGGTTCGTCCGCCCCGGCGAGCAGCCGCAGCAGAGTGGACTTGCCGGTGCCGTTCTCGCCGATCAACCCGATTCGCTGGCCGGGCGCGGCGGTGAGGGAGACACCGTCGAGCACCCGGCGGGTGCCGAGCGTGCGGACGAGGTCGTGGGCGATCAGGGCGAAGGTGGACATGCGACACACCCCATCGGAATCGTCGTCGCCCCCGCGGGCGCACAGCGGCCTACGGGGTGTGGGGGAAGGGCAGCGCTCACGTGGCGCGGGTGTGACTCCATGTCGGACGGCGGCTCACCCGCCGGACCGTCGGCCGCCCCCGGGCATCCGGGGGCGGCCGACGTGGGTCAGTCGACGTCCGGGGGGCCGGTCTCCCGCAGGCGCCCGTCCGCGAGCCGCAGCCAACGGTTGACCTTGATCTCGGTGAGGAACCGCTCGTCGTGGCTGACCACGAGCAACGCGCCCTCGTACGCGTTGAGCGCGCTCTCCAACTGGCCGACGCTGACCAGGTCGAGGTTGTTGGTCGGCTCGTCGAGCAGGAGGAGCTGCGGCGCGGGCTCGGCGCCCAGGACGCAGGCCAGGGTGGCGCGCAGTCGTTCGCCGCCGGAGAGCACCCCGACCGGCAGGTGCGCCCGGGAGCCGCGGAACAGGAAGCGGGCGAGCAGGTTCATCCGCTGCGCGTCCGGGGCCTGTGGCGCGAACGCGGCCAGGTTCTCCGCCACGGTGCGGTCCAGGTCCAACAGGTCCAGCCGCTGCGACAGGTATGCGATGCGCCCGTCGGCCCGCTTGATCTGGCCGGCCTCGGGTTCCAGGTCGCCGTTGATCAGGCGCAGCAGGGTGGACTTGCCGGCGCCGTTGGGGCCGAGCAGGGCGATCCGCTCCGGTCCCCGGATGGTCAGGTCGACGCCGTCGGCGGCGAACAGGGACCGCTGGCCGTACCGGACCTGCATCCGCTCGGCGGCGAGGAGGGTGCGGCCGGCCGGCACGTTCGTGGCGGGCAGCTCCAGGGAGATCTTCTGCTCGTTGCGCAGGGCCCGCCCCGCCTCGTCGAGCCGGGCTCTGGCGTCGTTGACCCGCGAGGAGTGCAGCTCGTTGGCCCGGCCCGCGGACTCCTGGGCGTCGCGTTTCATGGTGCCGGCGAAGATCTTCGGCAGGCCGGCGTTCTTCAGGTTGCGGGAGGCGTTGCTGGCCCGCCGCGCCGCCCGCTCACGGGCCTCCTGCAGCTCCCGCTTCTCCCGCTTGAGCTCCTGCTCGGCGTTGCGGACGTTCTTCTCCGCCACCTCCTGCGCGGCCTGCACGGCCGCCTCGTAGTCGGTGAAGTTCCCGCCGTAGAACCGCATCTCACCGCGGTCGAGTTCGGCGATGCGGTCCATCCGGTCGAGCAGCGCCCGGTCGTGGCTGACCAGCAGCAGGCAGCCGTTCCACTGCTCCAGCACGTCGTAGAGCTGGTGTCGGGCCTCCAGGTCGAGGTTGTTGGTCGGCTCGTCGAGCAGCAGCACGTTGGGCTGCTTCAGCAGTTGCGCCGCCAGGCCGAGGGAGATGACCTGACCGCCGCTGAGGGTGTCCATGCGTCGGTCGAAGGCGAGGTCGCCGAGGCCGAGCCGGTCGAGCTGGGCGCGCGTGCGTTCCTCGATGTCCCAGTCGTTGCCGATCGTGGTGAAGTGTTCCTCGCTGGCGTCTCCGGCCTCGATGGCGTGCAGTGCCGCGATCAGCGGGGCGATCTCCAGCACCTCGGCCACGGTCGGGTCGCCGACCAGCGGCAGGCTCTGCGGGAGGTAGCCGAGCGTCCCCTCGACGGTGACGGACCCGGCGGTGGGTCGGTACTCGCCGGCGATCAGCTTGAGCAGGGTGCTCTTACCGGCACCGTTCGGCGCGACCAGCCCGGTACGGCCCCCACCGATGGTGAAGGACAGGTTCTGGAAGACCGGGGTGTCATCCGGCCAGGAGAAGCTCAGGTTCGAGCAGACGATGAACGAATCGGACATCGGGAAACGACCTCGGGATATGAGGGCAGGCGGAGCCCATCCGCCCGCAGGGGACATGGTCTCGGGGAACGACGAAAAGACCACGGCAACGCGCTCACGGGCGCGGCCGGTGGCCGATCACATGTCCGGTCTCACCCGGAGATGTCGTCGTCACCCACCATGTCTCGTCTCCCTGCTCGTTCGTCATCCATGTCGGATGACTCGCGATCTACCGTAGCACCGGCGGTTGCCGACCCGCCGTGCGGCGCGGGCGGCACCGATGCCTCTCAACGGGCGTACCGGGCGACCATGTTGCCGCTGGCGAACTCGTGACCCTTGACCGCGCGGCGCACGTCGGCCGGCTGCGGCGCGTCCGGCAGATCCAACTGCTGGTCGAGGGCGTAGAGGCGGAAGAAGTACCGGTGCGGGTCGTCCCCGCGCGGCGGCTGCGGGCCGCCCCAGCCCCGCTCACCGAAGCTGTTGGGCCACTCACGGGCGCCCTCGGGTGCCGCCCCCTCCGCGATGCCGCCCGGCTCCGGCCGGATGCCGCTGACCAGCCAGTGCAGGAACGCCTCCCGCCCGGCGTCCGGATCCTCGACCATCAGCAGCAGTTCGCTGGCCCCGTCCGGCACCTCCCCCCACTCCAGCGGCGGGGAGATGTTGCCCCCGTCGCGGGCGAAGCGGTCCGGCAGCAGGTCGTGGTCGTTGAACGCGACACTGCGCAACATGATCCCGGCCATCGGTGGCACCTCCTGAGTCGAGCCGGGTCGCGCGTACCCGGCGGGCCGGCGCCGAAACGGTCTCGGCCCCACCTCACCGCTGGGCCGCCGCCGCGTCCCGGGCCAGCGCCCGGGTCGCCAGTTCGGCCAGCACGAGGGCGCCGTCGGCGAGCACCGCGTCGTCGAAGGCGGCGCGCGGGCTGTGGTTCATCGCCGCGGCCGCCGGGTCGTCGGCGGCCGACGCCCCGAGGATCAGGTAGCAGCCGGGCACCTCGTCGAGCACCCGGGAGAAGTCCTCGGCGGCCGCCGCGGGAAACGGCATGGGCGCGAACCGTTCGGCGCCGAGGACGTCGGACACGACGCGGCCGGCGAACTCGTACTGCTGCGCGTCGTTGACCGTCACCGGGTACTTCCGCACGTACTCGACCTCGGCCGTCAGCCCGTACGCCTGGGCGATGTGCTCGCACAGCCGCCCGGCCTCGGTGCGGATGACCGCCTGGTTCGCCGCCGAGAAGGTGCGGACCGTCGCGGCGAAGCGGGCCGTGTCCGGGATGGTGTTGACGCTGTGTCCGGCGTGGAACGATCCGACCGTGACGACCACCGGGTCGAACACGTTGAAGCGCCGGGTGACCAGGGTCTGCAGGGCCGTCACCATCTCCGCCGCCGCGGTGACCGGGTCCCGTCCCTGGTGTGGCATGGAGGCGTGGGCACCGACCCCGTGCACGGTCACGCGCAGCTCGTCAACGGCCGCCATCACGGTGCCGGGTCGGCTGGTGACCAGCCCTCGCGGGGTGCCGTAGGAGCGGACGTGCAGCGCGTACGCCGAGGAGACCCGCCGCCCGGCCGCGTCCAGGACGCCTTCCTCGATCATTCGTCCGGCGCCGTTGAAGCCCTCCTCGCCCGGTTGGAACATGAACACCACATCGCCGTGCAGCGCGTCGCGGTGGCTGCTGAGCAGCCGTGCCGCGCCGACCAGGATGGCCGTGTGCAGGTCGTGGCCGCAGGCGTGCATGACGCCGTCGACCTGGCTGGCGTAGTCCAGCCCGGTCGCCTCGGTGATGGGCAGCGCGTCCATGTCCGCGCGCAGCAGCACCGCGGGTCCCGGGTGCCCGCCGCGCAGCACCGCGGTCACCGAACTCAGGCCCCGGCCGCGGGTGATCTCCAGGCCGAGGCCGTCCAGCGCGTCCAGCACGAGCTGCTGGGTGTGGGGCAGGTCGAGGCCGATCTCGGGGTGCCGGTGCAGGTCGCGGCGCAGTCGCACCAGATCGCCCTGTAGCGCGGGGGCGTGGTCGCGCAGCCGGTTCGTCAGTGCCATGCGAAAACTCCAGGTGGGTGGGGTGGCGCTCCGTCTCGCGAGGAAGGCGTAACCGCGGCCCGTACGACCCGTACGTTGCGCCGGTCACAGTCAGGCCCGTCGCGTTGCTCGGTGGATCTCGGCAGGACGTTGTCGGTGGTCCGCCTACGCTCACACAGTGATCGGACGCCGTCGTGAGATTGCCGCCCTGGACCGGCTGCTGGACCGTGCGGCCGCCGGGGTGGGGGGCGCTCTGGTCATCGTGGGTCCGCCCGGGTCCGGGAAGAGCGCGCTCGCCGACGCGGCGGGCGGCAGCGCCCACCGGCGCGGCCTGCCGGTGACCCGCACGATCACCGACACTGGTACGGGCGCCCGGCTGGTCGTGCTCGACGACCTGGACCCGGCCGCGACGGCGGCGGACCTGGATCGGCTGGTCGCCAGCGGCGCCGCGGTGGTGGCGACCACCGTGGCGCCCGGCGGGCCCGGTCCGTACCTGCATCTCGCGCCGCTGACCGAAGCCGATCTCGCTGCGGTGCTGCCGGGGCTGCCGGCCGGTGCGGTGCACGCGGTGTGGCTGCTCACCGCCGGCTGGCCCGGCCCGGCTCTCGACCTCGCGGCGAGCCTGCCGGGCGGTGCCGGCGAGGACGCCGTCGTGGAGGTCGCGCTCGCCGCGCCCTCGCGCGGCGAGTTCCTCGTCCTCGACATGGCGTTGATCCGGCTGCTGGAGGAGGCCGCGTCCCGGGCGCTGCCACCCGAGGTCCGGGCCCGCGTGCTGGTGCGGCTGGCCCGGGAGTTGCTGGGTGACCCGTCGGCGGCGACCCGGCGGCGGGAGCTGGTAGACGAGGCGGTCCGGCTCGCCCGGGACACCGGGGAGCCGGGCACGACCGCGGAGGTCCTGGACGGGCGGTTGCACGCGCTGTGGGATCCGGCCGCGGCCGACGAGCGGTTGTCCACGGCGTCGCAGATCGTCGACCTGGCCCGCCGGGCGGGCAACGCGCTGCTCGAACGGCGGGGACTGTTCTGGCGCTTCATCGCGCTCGCCGAAGGCGGGGACCTCGACGCCGCGGAGGCCGCCCTGGTGGCGTACGCGCGGGCGGGGGAGCGCGACGGCGATCCGGAGGCGGGGGTCGTCGCGCTGTCGCGTCATGCCGTGCTGGCGCTGGTGCGCGGGCGTCTCGAGGCCGCCGAGGCGCTCATCGCCGAGGTGTCGCAGGCGGGACGGCGGATCGGGCTCGCGGACACCGACCGGTTGACCGCGACCCTGGCCGGACGGCTCGCCACGCTCCGCGGTGACGCCGCCAGTCAGGTCGAGCCGTTGCGGGAGCTGTCCCGCAAGCTCCCCGGCCACTTCTTCGAGGTGACCGCGGCCCGGGCCCTTGCCGAGTCGGGGCGCGTCGCCGAGGCGCTGCTCGACGTGGAGCGGCTGCTGCCCGCGCTGCTGCGCGGGGCGGGGCCGCGGTGGGTCGGCGCGGTCGCCGACCTGGCCCTGGTCGCCTCGTACGGGGCTGCACCGGCCGCGTCGCAGGCCCTCTACGACGCGCTGGCTCCCCACGCGGGGCGCCTGGTCGTCTGGGGCGGGGCGAACACCATCACCGGGCCGGTGGACGACTACCTGGGCCGGCTCGCCGCCCACCTCGGCCGGCGCGACGAGGCGGCCGCGCACTTCGACCGGGCGATCGCCCAGGAGGAGCGCCTCGGCGCGCTGCCCTGGCTGGCGTCCACCCTCGCTGCCCGCGGTCGCCCCGGCGACGTGGGGCGCGCCCGCACGATCGCCGACGGGCTGGGCCTGCCGGCACCCCGTGGACTGGCGGCGGCGCCGCCAGCAAGCGGACCTCCGGCCGTGGCGCACCGGGACACCGCCGCGGGCAACACCTGGCGGTTGCGGCGCGACGGCAACGACTGGGTGCTCGAAGCGGGCGCCGAGCAGGCCCGCCTGCGGGACATGAGGGGCCTGCACCACCTGCGGATCCTGCTGGCCAATCCGGGGCGCGAGATCAGTGCACTGGATCTTGTGGCCGGCGGCGCGGGCCTCGTGGCAGCCCCGCCGGAACCCGTGCTCGACGCCACGGCTCGCCTCGCCTACCGCAGGCGCCTCGATGACCTTGCGCAGCAGTTGGACTCCGCCGACCGGTCCGGCGACGTCCAGCGCGCCGCCACCCTGACGGCCGAGCGCAGTGCCCTCCTCGCCGAACTGCGGCGCGCCGCGGGTCTCGGTGGCCGCCCCCGCCGACAGAGCGCGGAGGCGGAGCGGGCGCGGGTCAACGCGACCCGTGCCCTGCGCACGCTGCTGGAGAGGGTGGAGCCGTACGCCCCCATCGCCGCCGCGCACCTGCGGGCGTCCCTGCACACCGGGACCCACTTCCGCTACCAGCCGGCAGCCGGGGGACCGACGTCCTGGCAGGTGTGACCGCGGCCACGAACCGCCTGTTCCGTCCCGGGTTACGCCTGCGGGGTATGACGTCTCCACTTGTGCTCCTGCACGGGCTCACCTACAACCGGCGGCACTGGGCTCCCCTGCGTCGGGAACTCACCGCGATCGACCCGAA
This genomic stretch from Micromonospora krabiensis harbors:
- a CDS encoding YbhB/YbcL family Raf kinase inhibitor-like protein, producing the protein MAGIMLRSVAFNDHDLLPDRFARDGGNISPPLEWGEVPDGASELLLMVEDPDAGREAFLHWLVSGIRPEPGGIAEGAAPEGAREWPNSFGERGWGGPQPPRGDDPHRYFFRLYALDQQLDLPDAPQPADVRRAVKGHEFASGNMVARYAR
- a CDS encoding ABC-F family ATP-binding cassette domain-containing protein, whose amino-acid sequence is MSTFALIAHDLVRTLGTRRVLDGVSLTAAPGQRIGLIGENGTGKSTLLRLLAGADEPDAGRVVRPPDLGFLHQEMPFEPAATITAVLDEALREARADLAELDRLSAALTDTPPDAPQYADLLVAYGDRLESAQASDAWDADRRAELTLAGLGLAALARDRTLASLSGGQRGRVALAALLVRRPAALLLDEPTNHLDDDAAAFLEAQLRALPGTVVVASHDRAFLDAVCTDLIDLDPSVGGPTRYGGTYTDYQAAKRAQRERWQRRFTEEQEEMAELRRAVEVTAHEVAPGRARRDNEKMGYGHTAGRVQNQISRRVRHAARRLDELEREQVDQPPEPLRFRAATLASTATDGILVSLRGVRVPGRLTLERLDVSATDRLLVTGPNGTGKSTLLAVLAGRLGATGELRRRRGLRVGLLAQDTVFDRPERTARETYEATVGAQRAESVPLLSLGLIGAADLDRPVGQLSVGQRRRLALALLVADPPALLLLDEPTNHLSPRLCDELEEALGAGPGAIVIASHDRWLRSRWPGRELALPTAATDAGNGTS
- a CDS encoding ATP-binding protein translates to MIGRRREIAALDRLLDRAAAGVGGALVIVGPPGSGKSALADAAGGSAHRRGLPVTRTITDTGTGARLVVLDDLDPAATAADLDRLVASGAAVVATTVAPGGPGPYLHLAPLTEADLAAVLPGLPAGAVHAVWLLTAGWPGPALDLAASLPGGAGEDAVVEVALAAPSRGEFLVLDMALIRLLEEAASRALPPEVRARVLVRLARELLGDPSAATRRRELVDEAVRLARDTGEPGTTAEVLDGRLHALWDPAAADERLSTASQIVDLARRAGNALLERRGLFWRFIALAEGGDLDAAEAALVAYARAGERDGDPEAGVVALSRHAVLALVRGRLEAAEALIAEVSQAGRRIGLADTDRLTATLAGRLATLRGDAASQVEPLRELSRKLPGHFFEVTAARALAESGRVAEALLDVERLLPALLRGAGPRWVGAVADLALVASYGAAPAASQALYDALAPHAGRLVVWGGANTITGPVDDYLGRLAAHLGRRDEAAAHFDRAIAQEERLGALPWLASTLAARGRPGDVGRARTIADGLGLPAPRGLAAAPPASGPPAVAHRDTAAGNTWRLRRDGNDWVLEAGAEQARLRDMRGLHHLRILLANPGREISALDLVAGGAGLVAAPPEPVLDATARLAYRRRLDDLAQQLDSADRSGDVQRAATLTAERSALLAELRRAAGLGGRPRRQSAEAERARVNATRALRTLLERVEPYAPIAAAHLRASLHTGTHFRYQPAAGGPTSWQV
- a CDS encoding M20 metallopeptidase family protein; this encodes MALTNRLRDHAPALQGDLVRLRRDLHRHPEIGLDLPHTQQLVLDALDGLGLEITRGRGLSSVTAVLRGGHPGPAVLLRADMDALPITEATGLDYASQVDGVMHACGHDLHTAILVGAARLLSSHRDALHGDVVFMFQPGEEGFNGAGRMIEEGVLDAAGRRVSSAYALHVRSYGTPRGLVTSRPGTVMAAVDELRVTVHGVGAHASMPHQGRDPVTAAAEMVTALQTLVTRRFNVFDPVVVTVGSFHAGHSVNTIPDTARFAATVRTFSAANQAVIRTEAGRLCEHIAQAYGLTAEVEYVRKYPVTVNDAQQYEFAGRVVSDVLGAERFAPMPFPAAAAEDFSRVLDEVPGCYLILGASAADDPAAAAMNHSPRAAFDDAVLADGALVLAELATRALARDAAAAQR
- the abc-f gene encoding ribosomal protection-like ABC-F family protein; its protein translation is MSDSFIVCSNLSFSWPDDTPVFQNLSFTIGGGRTGLVAPNGAGKSTLLKLIAGEYRPTAGSVTVEGTLGYLPQSLPLVGDPTVAEVLEIAPLIAALHAIEAGDASEEHFTTIGNDWDIEERTRAQLDRLGLGDLAFDRRMDTLSGGQVISLGLAAQLLKQPNVLLLDEPTNNLDLEARHQLYDVLEQWNGCLLLVSHDRALLDRMDRIAELDRGEMRFYGGNFTDYEAAVQAAQEVAEKNVRNAEQELKREKRELQEARERAARRASNASRNLKNAGLPKIFAGTMKRDAQESAGRANELHSSRVNDARARLDEAGRALRNEQKISLELPATNVPAGRTLLAAERMQVRYGQRSLFAADGVDLTIRGPERIALLGPNGAGKSTLLRLINGDLEPEAGQIKRADGRIAYLSQRLDLLDLDRTVAENLAAFAPQAPDAQRMNLLARFLFRGSRAHLPVGVLSGGERLRATLACVLGAEPAPQLLLLDEPTNNLDLVSVGQLESALNAYEGALLVVSHDERFLTEIKVNRWLRLADGRLRETGPPDVD